The genomic region CtcgtggaggagggcacgTTCGATATCGCGCCCatcaaggccggcgagaCGAGCTCGGTTGCCCTCCCGGCTCTCAAAGCTGGAGGCGAGGCTATGTACACTGTCTCGGCGCGGCTCAAGGAAGACACTGCCTGGGCGAGGGCCGGACACGAGATTGCGTGGGGCCAGATCCCCCTCGGTGCCAAGCCACCAATTACTGTCGTGGAGGCGACGGCCACACCCAAAGTGCAGGACGGTACAATCGTGCTTGGGCCAGCACGCCTTCGCCTCGTGGACGGACAACTGACGCAGCTCGGTACGCAGAATGTGACGTGTCTCAACCTGGACATCTGGCGGGCGCCAACTGACAACGACGTGTGTTACGAGAAACACTGGCGTGCGGCGGGATACGACCGAATGAAACACCGCACAGACACCGTCGAAGTGACATCCCGTTCCGTGATCGTGACAACACGCGTCGCAGCTGCCGACACAGGTCGCGCCCTTGTCACCGTCTACACCTACACTTCTGACGGGGAGACCTTACACGTGAGCGTGGACGTGGTACCTCAGGGCGAGTTCTCGGCTCCTCTcccccgcctcggcctcctcctgggCCTGTccgacctcgacaccgTGAGATGGTTCGGCCTCGGACCCGGCGAAGCGTACCCCGACTCATACCGTgcgcagcgcctcggcatATTCGAGAGCTCCATTGACGAGTGGCAGACACCATATGTCTACCCGCAAGAGAATGGGAACCGGGGCGGTGTACGCCGCGCCACAGTGTCTGGTGCGAGGGGCGGAGTGACCATCGCCGGCGAGttcaacctcggcgtcaagcGATGGACAAGTGGCCAACTCGCGGCTGCTAGACATAcggtcgacctcgtgccGGGCGACAATGTGTGGATCAACATTGACCACGCACAGAACGGCCTGGGTACCGCGGCATGTGGGCCGCGACCCCAGGATCGGTTCCTGCTCGTCGCTGAGAAGACGGGATTTGCCATCGCCCTCACTCCTACGAACAGGTGATGCAGATACCCGCCAAAAGCAGATAGATATGCCAAGTATTAGCGCCATGACACCGTGCAATGTATCGTATAGCGTATAAGGCGACCGAGATTGCCGCTCTCTACCGAGTGGGATTAACATGTGGGCACAGGGTTGATCAGCTGATCTGCTGATCATGTTGCCAAGTTGCCGAGATGCCGGCCCACATCAACAACGCACTACACCTCATCGCTGCAAACAACTCTCCCGCccctctcgtcctcccaaGCAAGCCAGGTACAACCGCATCTGTCGGACCTGGGCGCTTGCAGCGATGGGGCTCCCAGTACTGTTCCCAGGCGACAGGAGACAGGAGACACAGCCGCTCGTAcccgacgccggcgcgggTTATGGAGCTGTACAACTAGCGGTACGTCTTTGTTCCAGCCAACGGTTCTTAAGACCGGGCACAGTATCATCAGCCCAACCTCCCCCAATCTTCCCCCTCAcacccccccaccccatcATGCCCAACTCTGACTCGGACAAGGCGTCGATTAAGCATGTTGAGaccctcaaccccgacgagACACCCCATGTCGACACGGACGGAGTCGATCGCCACCTCGCTGTAAAGTACCCCGAGTCCCTGGTGGGCCTgagcgaggccgagctcgacgccgtggACCGGCGCGCAACGCGCAAGAtcgacatcctcctcaTGCCGGCTCTCATGGCACTGTATGTGCTTAACTACCTGGTACGATAATAGTAGCCAACTACTTTCTTCTTCTAACAGTAGGACCGGCAGAACGTTTCCACGGCCAAGATCGGCGGCCTCACCGACGACCTAAACATGACCCAGAGCCAGTTCGCAACATGCGTTGCGGTCCTGTTTGCCGGATACAGTGAGTCGCGCCTGATATGCCGCTCATAAAGTTTCACTGCAGATCCCCTCAAACATGATGGTGGGACGAGTGGCCAAGCCCAGTGTGTATATCTGCTGTTGGTGTGCCATGTGGGGTACTGTGTCGGCGTGTACTGGCGCTGTGCAGAGTTTTGCCGGGTTGGTGGTATGTCGCCTCATGTTGGGGTTCACCGAGGCGGCATTCTTCCCCGGTGCTGTGTATCTCCTCTCGCTGTTTTATACCCGGAAACAGCTGGCATTGCGCACTGCAATCTTGTACTCTGGGTCACAGATTGGGAACGCGTTCGGTGGGCTCTTTGCCCTCGCGTGTCTTCAGCTCGATGGGGCGCACGGGCTACAGGGATGGCGCTGGCTCTTCATCATCGAGGGTGTGATGACCGTTGGGTTTGCCATCATCTTTGCTCTGTATATGCCCAACAAACCCGCTACAATGCGCTGGCTGGATCGCCAGGAACGCGACCAGGTGCTGTTCCGCCTCGAGATGGACAAGGGGACCCAGGACGGAACCAAGGAAATGAccacgcgccgcgcgtTCAAGCTATCCCTCACCGACGTGAGTTGCCTTTTATCCACTTACGCTAACTCCAGCCGGCAGTTtacctcctcggcctcactCTGTGGTGCTGCTGGGTCGCGGCTGCCGTCACCAACTTCTTCCCCATGTGAGTTGTTTTATGGGAAACGGACAGCTGATATCAGTGTGGTCAACTCGCTCGGATTCAGCCGCACAGTCACGTTGTCCATCACCGCCCCACCATATATCCTGTGCATCGTGTGCCTGGTCATTGTAGGCTGGAGCTCGGACAAGCGACGCGACCGCACCTGGCACACGGTCTGTGCGATGAGCGTCACCATCGTCGCCAACAtcatcgcgctcgcgaccACAAACGTCGCCGCCCGCTACTTTGCCATGATGCTTATGCCGGGCTCGTTCTACAGCGCAACCATCGTCCTGTTGTCGTGGATCAGCACATCCGTCGTTGGACCAGACATCAAGCGAGCCATCGCAATCGCGATGATCAACAGTTTCGCCAACAGCGCCAACATCTGGACCAGTGAGATGTTGCCCGGGCcggctgacaccaggctACCTCTACAAGGCGCTGCGGTATATCCTCGCATTCAGTGTCAACCTCGCTGCCAGTGtgctcgtcatcctcctcacaTTCCTGACGCGGTGGTATCTCCGCCGCCAAAATGCGCGGCTCgatcgcggcgaggacctcgGTCCGAACGGCCCGACGCAAGTCCAGATCGAGGCCAAGTACCGGTTCACGCTGTAGCTGTTCCATAAGCCAAGACGAGTCGGTCGCATGCAAGGAGGTGCCACCACGTGCTCGAAGATTAACAGTTGGATGTCCGTGCCTGTGACTGATACTGGACAATTTGAGAAATGTGGCC from Cutaneotrichosporon cavernicola HIS019 DNA, chromosome: 2 harbors:
- a CDS encoding uncharacterized protein (Major Facilitator Superfamily), whose amino-acid sequence is MGLPVLFPGDRRQETQPLVPDAGAGYGAVQLAASIKHVETLNPDETPHVDTDGVDRHLAVKYPESLVGLSEAELDAVDRRATRKIDILLMPALMALYVLNYLDRQNVSTAKIGGLTDDLNMTQSQFATCVAVLFAGYISLQIPSNMMVGRVAKPSVYICCWCAMWGTVSACTGAVQSFAGLVVCRLMLGFTEAAFFPGAVYLLSLFYTRKQLALRTAILYSGSQIGNAFGGLFALACLQLDGAHGLQGWRWLFIIEGVMTVGFAIIFALYMPNKPATMRWLDRQERDQVLFRLEMDKGTQDGTKEMTTRRAFKLSLTDPAVYLLGLTLWCCWVAAAVTNFFPIVVNSLGFSRTVTLSITAPPYILCIVCLVIVGWSSDKRRDRTWHTVCAMSVTIVANIIALATTNVAARYFAMMLMPGSFYSATIVLLSWISTSVVGPDIKRAIAIAMINSFANSANIWTSYLYKALRYILAFSVNLAASVLVILLTFLTRWYLRRQNARLDRGEDLGPNGPTQVQIEAKYRFTL